In one Bordetella pertussis 18323 genomic region, the following are encoded:
- a CDS encoding aldehyde dehydrogenase family protein: MDLSDLKKLGLDVAYPFKEQYENYIGGQWVAPAGGEYFDNLSPITGQPFCRVPRSGAADVELALDAAHRACAAWARTSPAERANILLRIADRIEGQLPMLAVAESIDNGKPLRETTAADLPLAIDHFRYFAGCIRAQEGAISEIDANTVAYHFHEPIGVVGQIIPWNFPLLMVAWKLAPALAAGCVVVLKPAEQTPASILVLAELIGDLLPPGVLNVVNGYGKEAGQALATSKRIAKIAFTGSTPVGKHILHAAADNLIPATVELGGKSPNIFFDDVMDHDDEFLDKALEGLAMFALNQGEVCTCPSRILIQESIYERFIEKAIARVQSIKTGHPLDAGTMVGAQVSQVQMDKILSYIDIGRQEGAQCLTGGARNDMLPGGLDQGFYVQPTMLLGKNSMRIFQEEIFGPVAAVATFKDEEEAIAMANDTFYGLGAGVWSRDGARAYRVGRGIEAGRVWTNCYHLYPAHAAFGGYKQSGIGRETHKAALSNYQQTKCLLVSYSAKALGFF, from the coding sequence ATGGATCTATCCGACCTGAAAAAATTGGGCCTGGATGTGGCCTACCCGTTCAAGGAACAGTACGAGAACTACATCGGCGGCCAATGGGTGGCTCCGGCAGGCGGGGAGTACTTCGACAATCTGTCGCCCATTACCGGCCAGCCGTTTTGCCGCGTGCCGCGCTCGGGCGCGGCCGACGTCGAACTGGCGCTGGACGCGGCGCATCGCGCGTGCGCCGCGTGGGCGCGCACCTCGCCCGCCGAGCGGGCCAACATCCTGCTGCGCATCGCCGACCGCATCGAGGGACAGTTGCCCATGCTGGCGGTGGCCGAGTCGATCGACAACGGCAAGCCGCTGCGCGAGACCACCGCGGCCGACCTGCCGCTGGCGATCGACCATTTCCGCTATTTCGCGGGCTGCATCCGGGCGCAGGAGGGCGCCATCTCGGAGATCGACGCCAACACCGTGGCCTACCACTTCCACGAACCCATCGGCGTGGTGGGGCAGATCATTCCCTGGAACTTCCCGCTGCTGATGGTGGCTTGGAAGCTGGCGCCGGCGCTGGCGGCGGGCTGCGTGGTGGTGCTCAAGCCGGCCGAACAGACGCCGGCCTCGATCCTGGTGCTGGCCGAACTGATCGGCGACCTGCTGCCGCCGGGCGTGCTCAACGTGGTCAACGGCTATGGCAAGGAGGCCGGCCAGGCGCTGGCCACCAGCAAGCGCATCGCCAAGATCGCCTTCACCGGGTCGACGCCGGTGGGCAAGCACATCCTGCACGCGGCGGCCGACAACCTGATCCCCGCCACGGTGGAGCTGGGCGGCAAGAGCCCCAACATCTTCTTCGACGACGTGATGGACCACGACGACGAGTTCCTGGACAAGGCGCTCGAGGGCCTGGCCATGTTCGCGCTCAACCAGGGCGAGGTCTGCACCTGCCCGTCGCGCATCCTGATCCAGGAGTCGATCTACGAGCGCTTCATCGAGAAGGCCATCGCGCGGGTGCAGTCCATCAAGACCGGCCATCCGCTCGATGCCGGCACCATGGTGGGCGCACAGGTCTCGCAGGTGCAGATGGACAAGATCCTGTCCTATATCGATATCGGCCGCCAGGAGGGCGCGCAATGCCTGACCGGCGGCGCGCGTAACGACATGCTGCCGGGCGGGCTGGACCAGGGTTTCTATGTCCAGCCGACCATGCTGCTGGGCAAGAACAGCATGCGCATCTTCCAGGAGGAAATCTTCGGGCCGGTCGCGGCGGTGGCCACCTTCAAGGACGAGGAAGAGGCCATCGCCATGGCCAACGACACGTTCTACGGCCTGGGCGCGGGCGTCTGGAGCCGCGACGGCGCGCGGGCCTACCGCGTGGGCCGCGGCATCGAGGCCGGCCGGGTGTGGACCAATTGCTATCACCTGTATCCGGCGCATGCCGCCTTCGGCGGCTACAAGCAGTCCGGCATCGGGCGCGAGACGCACAAGGCGGCGCTGTCGAATTACCAGCAGACCAAGTGCCTGCTGGTGAGCTACAGCGCCAAGGCCCTGGGCTTCTTCTAA
- a CDS encoding flavodoxin family protein — MDSSQVPNPVLVLVGSPRRDGNSALLAQAVAEGARQSGAAATLLFLDDYIAGFLTDEKEADARRPDDRYGELFFDHFLPARAVVLCTPVYWYGMSAQAKAFFDRSFTYYSASHPRHAEVLRRMTGKRLALAVSSEETYPGAALGIVHQLQEFTRYTHSQFVGMVHGAGNRRGEVAHDPRRPLQAAHRLGHDLLSLPYSDYRIDSPRDHQVWPGAPA, encoded by the coding sequence ATGGATTCATCTCAAGTCCCCAACCCCGTGCTGGTGCTGGTCGGCAGTCCGCGCCGCGACGGCAACAGCGCCCTGCTCGCCCAGGCCGTGGCCGAGGGCGCGCGCCAGTCCGGCGCCGCCGCCACGCTGCTGTTTCTCGACGACTACATCGCGGGCTTCCTGACGGACGAGAAAGAGGCCGATGCGCGGCGCCCCGACGACCGCTACGGCGAACTGTTCTTCGACCACTTCCTGCCCGCGCGCGCCGTGGTGCTCTGCACGCCGGTGTACTGGTACGGCATGTCGGCCCAGGCCAAGGCCTTCTTCGACCGCTCTTTCACCTATTACTCGGCCAGCCATCCCCGCCACGCCGAGGTGCTGCGGCGCATGACGGGCAAGCGGCTGGCGCTGGCCGTATCCTCCGAGGAAACCTACCCCGGCGCGGCCCTGGGCATCGTGCACCAGTTGCAGGAGTTCACGCGTTACACCCACTCGCAGTTCGTCGGCATGGTGCACGGGGCGGGCAACCGCCGAGGCGAAGTGGCGCACGATCCGCGCCGTCCGCTGCAAGCCGCGCACCGGCTGGGCCACGACCTGTTGTCGCTGCCCTACTCCGACTATCGCATCGACAGCCCGCGCGATCACCAGGTCTGGCCCGGCGCGCCGGCGTGA